From Euzebyales bacterium:
CGGCCTCCTGCAGGAAGGCGGTGAACTCCTTCCACACCGCAGCGTCCTGCACGCCCCAGGGTCCGTCCGGTGCGTACCTGTCGGCAAGGTACCGGGCGCTGTCGCGCACCAGATCCTCGTCGAGCTCGGGCGCGGCGGCGAGCAGGGCGTCGGCCGCCTCGTCGGGGGCGTCGATCGCACGTTCGTACCCGCGTGCCGTGGCGGCCATGAAGTCGCGCACCAGCTGTGGGTCATCGTCGATCAGCTGCTGCGACGTCGCGAGCAGCGGCGTGTACCAGTTGGGGATGCAGTCGAAGTGGTCGGCGAAGCGGATCGACGTGATGTCGAGCCCGGCCTGCTCGAGGCGGATCCCGTCCCAGCCGTCAAAGATCCAGACGAAGTCGTAGAAGTCGCGTTCCAGCCCTGCGCGGTAGTCGACGTTGCCGACCTCGACGAACTCGACCGCGTCGGGATCACCCCCGTCGCACTCGACGAGCGAGCGTACGAGCTCCGTCTCGAGCTCACCACCGAAGCCGCCGTAACGGTGACCCGCCAGGTCCGCCGGGCGGTCGATGCCCTCGTCGGCCAGCGCGATCAGGCTCGACGTGTTCGACGCGATGATCGCCGCGACCGACACGACGGGTGCACCCTGGGCACGTGCCGGCGTCACGGCCTCCTGCACCGACACCGCGAAGCCGGCGTCACCGGACGCGAGCGCAGGCAGGCCACCCTGCTCACCCGGCTGGATGATGCGCACATCGAGCCCGGCATCGGCGTACCAGCCCTTGTCGAGCGCGAGGTACAGGCCCGAGTGGTTGGTGTTCGGCGTCCAGTCGAGCATGACCGTGACCTCACGACCGTCAGCGTCGGTGCCCGCCGGCGCTGCCGACACGGCGGCGCTGCCCTGATCGCTCGATGCCGATCCGGGTGCCGCCGACTGACCGCCACAGGCTGTCAGGAGGACGGCCAGCACGGCCGCCACGATCGCTCTCAGGTTCATTGGCGTTCCTTCTGCTCGCGTTCGACGTGCTGCCACGGCGCCGCGACCCGCGCCAGCAGGTCGACGACGCCGAACAGCGCGACGCTCAGGACGGTGATCACCGCGACGCCGACGAACACGCGGTCCACGCGGAACGACGTCTGCGATCTGGTCAGGAACAGGCCCAGGCCACTGCTCGCCCCGACCCACTCCCCGATCACCGCGCCGGCGACGGCGTACGCCGACGCGATCCGCAGGCCGGCGAAGAACGCCGGCGTGGCGCCCGGCACGAGGACGAGACGCAGGATGTCACGCCGATCCGCCCCCATGCTGCGCAGCAGGTCGATCTGCTCTGGATCGGCCGACCTCAGGCCCTGGACGGTGGAGATCGCGACCGGGAACACCGCGATCAGCGCGACGACGACCACCTTGGGCGTCAGCCCGAAGCCGAACCACAACACCAGCAACGGCGCCAGCACGATCATCGGGACGGTCTGGCTGGCCACGAGCAGCGGATATGTGAGGCGTCGGAACAGTGGCACGGCCCACACCGCGACCGCCAGCGCGACACCGGCGACCGCGCCGGCGACGATGCCCACGAGTGCCTCGGTCAGCGTCGTGACTGTATGCCCACCGAGCACGCCGCGGACCTCGCCGAACGCCGTCACGATCCGCGACGGCGGAGGCAGGATGTAGGCGG
This genomic window contains:
- a CDS encoding ABC transporter substrate-binding protein, with the translated sequence MNLRAIVAAVLAVLLTACGGQSAAPGSASSDQGSAAVSAAPAGTDADGREVTVMLDWTPNTNHSGLYLALDKGWYADAGLDVRIIQPGEQGGLPALASGDAGFAVSVQEAVTPARAQGAPVVSVAAIIASNTSSLIALADEGIDRPADLAGHRYGGFGGELETELVRSLVECDGGDPDAVEFVEVGNVDYRAGLERDFYDFVWIFDGWDGIRLEQAGLDITSIRFADHFDCIPNWYTPLLATSQQLIDDDPQLVRDFMAATARGYERAIDAPDEAADALLAAAPELDEDLVRDSARYLADRYAPDGPWGVQDAAVWKEFTAFLQEAGIAADDIDIDAAWTNEFLPAGDDAAGSEQPTDGG
- a CDS encoding ABC transporter permease, whose protein sequence is MSALRRRLRVGRWLPPAILIAALLLAWELGVRIFETPAYILPPPSRIVTAFGEVRGVLGGHTVTTLTEALVGIVAGAVAGVALAVAVWAVPLFRRLTYPLLVASQTVPMIVLAPLLVLWFGFGLTPKVVVVALIAVFPVAISTVQGLRSADPEQIDLLRSMGADRRDILRLVLVPGATPAFFAGLRIASAYAVAGAVIGEWVGASSGLGLFLTRSQTSFRVDRVFVGVAVITVLSVALFGVVDLLARVAAPWQHVEREQKERQ